The following are from one region of the Mus caroli chromosome 13, CAROLI_EIJ_v1.1, whole genome shotgun sequence genome:
- the Rps23 gene encoding 40S ribosomal protein S23 translates to MGKCRGLRTARKLRSHRRDQKWHDKQYKKAHLGTALKANPFGGASHAKGIVLEKVGVEAKQPNSAIRKCVRVQLIKNGKKITAFVPNDGCLNFIEENDEVLVAGFGRKGHAVGDIPGVRFKVVKVANVSLLALYKGKKERPRS, encoded by the exons ATGG gcAAGTGTCGTGGTCTCCGAACTGCCAGGAAGCTCCGCAGTCACCGACGGGACCAGAAGTGGCATGACAAACAGTACAAGAAAGCCCACTTGGGCACAGCCCTGAAGGCCAATCCGTTTGGGGGTGCCTCTCATGCAAAGGGGATTGTGCTGGAAAAAGT AGGGGTTGAGGCCAAACAGCCAAATTCTGCCATCAGGAAGTGTGTCAGGGTGCAACTCATTAAGAACGGCAAGAAGATCACAGCGTTCGTGCCCAATGATGGCTGCCTGAACTTCATTGAG gaaaATGATGAAGTTCTGGTTGCTGGATTTGGTCGAAAAGGTCATGCTGTAGGTGATATTCCTGGAGTCCGCTTTAAGGTGGTTAAAGTAGCCAATGTTTCCCTGTTGGCTCTGtacaaaggcaagaaagaaaggccaAGATCATAA